ACCTGATAGGAGCTGTCGCCTTCTATGCTGTCGGCTGGATCTCCTGGAAGGAGGACAAGGACGCCATAGCAATCGCGGACTCAAGCCTGGGTAATGCCGGGGTGCGGATTTTCGCCCTGATCAACGCCCTTCAACTCCTGGGCTGGACCGCAGTCATGATTCTGGCAGGGGCTGAAGGCCTGAAAGCTGCCGCAGCAGCGACGGGTCTGCAGATTAGTCTGCCCCGGGCACGGCTGATTACCGGCCTGCTGCTCCTTGTATGGACAGCTGCGGGTTTCCGGGGGATGCGCAATCTGAACATCGCCGCTGTTACACTCCTTTTTATCTTATCCGTGCTATGGGCCGTAAAACTGTTCATGCTTCCGGGACCTGCGGGACAGGAGGCAAACACCGCTCCCGCCTTCGGCGGGATGCTGGAACTTGCCGTCATAATGCCACTGTCGTGGTTGCCCCTGGTGGGGGATTATACCCGCAACGCCGGCAAGGGACGCAGGGGAGTAAGCGCAGCTGCCCTTGGGTATTTTATCGGGAGCTGCGCCATGTACCTTCTGGGACTGCTCTCAATCCTAAAAGTCCCCGACGCAGGTCCCGTCGCCAGCATGCTGCTTGCGGGTCTCGGCCCGGGGGCCGCTCTGGTTGTACTGCTCTCCACGGTTACGACCGGGTTTCTGGATGTCCACTCCGCCGGGGTCTCCCTGCGTCTTGTATTTCCCCGCCTTGGACAGCGGACAACACCCCTTCTGATGGGTCTGTCGGGACTTGCACTTGCCCTGGCGGTCCCCGGCGGATGGTACGAACACTTCCTCTATGCCCTTGGATCGGTCTTCGCCCCCTTCTTCGGGGTGATATTCTGCCGGCGTCTTTTTTTCTCCTCCTCTCCTCCCTCGATTTCTGATGTCCTTCTCGGTTTCGGTGCCTGGGCGGCCGGCCTTGCGGGTTACTACGTCCTGCTTCCCCAGGGATTTCCCCTGGGGGTTTCGGTTCCCGCCCTTATTATTTCGATGATTTCCTATTACCTGCTGCAGAAAGGAGCTGCCCTGTGGACACAAAAGCATTAATTGACAGCCTCGACCTGATTCAGAAGACCCATCCCCTGGTTCAGCATATTACCAATATGGTTACCGTAAACGACTGCGCCAATATAACCCTCGCTTTCGGCGGTGCCCCGGTCATGGCGGACTGGGGAGACGACGCCCTGGAAATGGTGGAGCACGCCGGAGCCCTTGTCCTGAACATGGGGGTCCTGACAGCAGAAAGCATAGAGACCATGATAGCGGTGGGAAGAAAGGCTAAAACCCTGGGCGTTCCGGTGGTCTTTGATCCGGTAGGCGCCGGGGCCACGGAATCCAGGCGCAGTGCCTCCCGCAGGATACTGGCGGAAGCGGCTCCGGATATAGTAAAAGGCAATGCCGCGGAGATCCTTTTTTTGGCCGGAGAAGAAATCCGGCAGAAGGGAGTCGATTCGGATGTCAGCCACGGCGTCGCCGCTGTTACCCGACGTATGGCGGCGGAAAACGCTACAGTCGTCGTAGCCACCGGTATCTGTGACTATGTTTCCGACGGTACAGAGACCTTTCGCCTGGAGGGAGGATCCTCCATGATGGGACGCATAACCGGGACCGGCTGTATGAGCGCCTCGGTCCTCGGTTGCTTTGCCGCCGTACTCGACTCGAAGCTCGAAGCAGCGCTTCTGGGGATACTTGCCATGAATATCGCCGGAGAACGGGCCGCAGAAAGCCTTTCTTCCCTGGAGGGCAGCGGTACCTTCCGTACACGCCTGATAGATGCCGCGAGCCTTCTCAGTTCCAGCACCCTGGAGATTAATCCTGACAGGAGGGTTTTCCATGAATAGCCGGAACCTTACATTCTGCCTGGTTACCGACTCCGGGTTTCGACAGGATGAGGAGTTTATCCCCACCCTGGAGGCAGCCCTGGAAGCGGGAACAACGATGATCCAGTACCGGGAAAAAAGCGGCCGCCTCAGCGACAGACAAATTTATCTGCAGGCCCTGGAGGTGGCGGCTTTATGCCGCCGCTTCTCCGTCCCCCTGATCATCGATGACCGCCTTGACCTTGCCATGGCCGTGGGTGCCGACGGGCTGCACATCGGACAGAAGGATCTGCCCCTTGATGTAGTAAGAAAACTCTGGCCGGGGGAACGAATCTTCGGTGTTTCCGTGGCAAGCCCTGAAGAAATCGCCCGTGCAGAAGCGGAGGGGGCGGATTACCTGGGTATCGGAGCCTTTCCCACGGAGACAAAAACTGACTATTCCAGTCTCGGCAGCGATGGTGTATCCTTGCTGCT
Above is a genomic segment from Marispirochaeta aestuarii containing:
- a CDS encoding SLC5/6 family protein, yielding MTTESTLHSEVRTSSPVSLSSLHLGILWFGAAVSLAEIITGTLYSSMSTGSAVLAILAGHLIGAVAFYAVGWISWKEDKDAIAIADSSLGNAGVRIFALINALQLLGWTAVMILAGAEGLKAAAAATGLQISLPRARLITGLLLLVWTAAGFRGMRNLNIAAVTLLFILSVLWAVKLFMLPGPAGQEANTAPAFGGMLELAVIMPLSWLPLVGDYTRNAGKGRRGVSAAALGYFIGSCAMYLLGLLSILKVPDAGPVASMLLAGLGPGAALVVLLSTVTTGFLDVHSAGVSLRLVFPRLGQRTTPLLMGLSGLALALAVPGGWYEHFLYALGSVFAPFFGVIFCRRLFFSSSPPSISDVLLGFGAWAAGLAGYYVLLPQGFPLGVSVPALIISMISYYLLQKGAALWTQKH
- the thiM gene encoding hydroxyethylthiazole kinase gives rise to the protein MDTKALIDSLDLIQKTHPLVQHITNMVTVNDCANITLAFGGAPVMADWGDDALEMVEHAGALVLNMGVLTAESIETMIAVGRKAKTLGVPVVFDPVGAGATESRRSASRRILAEAAPDIVKGNAAEILFLAGEEIRQKGVDSDVSHGVAAVTRRMAAENATVVVATGICDYVSDGTETFRLEGGSSMMGRITGTGCMSASVLGCFAAVLDSKLEAALLGILAMNIAGERAAESLSSLEGSGTFRTRLIDAASLLSSSTLEINPDRRVFHE
- the thiE gene encoding thiamine phosphate synthase translates to MNSRNLTFCLVTDSGFRQDEEFIPTLEAALEAGTTMIQYREKSGRLSDRQIYLQALEVAALCRRFSVPLIIDDRLDLAMAVGADGLHIGQKDLPLDVVRKLWPGERIFGVSVASPEEIARAEAEGADYLGIGAFPTETKTDYSSLGSDGVSLLLKESSLPVIAIGGITASNAPGLIRTGCAGVAVVSAVWKAPNPGAAAQEILDAVHKARQYKA